One stretch of Paenibacillus sp. FSL R5-0341 DNA includes these proteins:
- the galU gene encoding UTP--glucose-1-phosphate uridylyltransferase GalU, producing the protein MKKVRKAIIPAAGLGTRFLPATKAMPKEMLPIVDKPTIQYIVEEAIASGIEDIIIVTGKGKRAIEDHFDNAFELEHNLLEKGKLGLLEEVRKSSNVDIHYIRQKEAKGLGHAVWCARNFIGDEPFAVLLGDDIVVSEVPCTKQLIDQYDQVQQSIVGVQTVLAEQTDRYGIVDPLQSDGRLTEVLRFVEKPAQGTAPSNLAIMGRYVLSPEIFEHLEQQEIGQGGEIQLTDAIQRLNETQGVYAYDFEGVRYDVGEKLGFILTTIDFALQKQELRIPMLQALQQILEKESVEHVAGGEFE; encoded by the coding sequence ATGAAAAAAGTGAGAAAAGCAATCATTCCTGCAGCTGGACTGGGTACTCGTTTTTTGCCAGCCACGAAAGCGATGCCTAAAGAAATGCTCCCTATTGTGGACAAACCAACTATACAGTATATCGTTGAGGAAGCCATTGCCTCTGGAATTGAAGACATCATCATCGTAACCGGTAAAGGGAAGCGGGCGATTGAAGATCATTTCGACAACGCTTTTGAACTGGAACACAACTTGTTGGAAAAAGGCAAACTGGGCCTGCTTGAAGAGGTCCGCAAATCTTCTAATGTGGATATCCACTACATAAGACAAAAAGAGGCCAAAGGACTTGGTCATGCTGTCTGGTGTGCACGTAACTTTATCGGTGACGAACCTTTTGCCGTGTTGCTCGGAGATGATATCGTCGTATCGGAAGTGCCGTGCACCAAACAACTGATTGATCAATATGATCAGGTTCAACAATCCATTGTTGGCGTACAGACCGTACTTGCTGAACAAACAGACAGATACGGCATTGTGGACCCGTTACAATCGGATGGCCGTTTGACAGAGGTTCTCAGATTCGTAGAGAAACCTGCCCAAGGCACAGCGCCTTCCAACCTGGCGATTATGGGGAGATACGTACTGAGTCCAGAGATTTTCGAACATCTGGAGCAACAGGAGATTGGTCAAGGGGGAGAGATTCAATTAACGGACGCGATTCAGCGTTTAAATGAGACACAAGGAGTGTATGCTTACGATTTCGAGGGAGTACGTTATGACGTGGGCGAGAAACTGGGATTCATTTTGACGACCATCGACTTCGCTCTGCAAAAACAGGAACTTAGAATTCCAATGCTGCAAGCTCTGCAACAGATTCTGGAAAAAGAGTCGGTAGAACATGTAGCCGGGGGGGAGTTTGAATGA
- a CDS encoding sugar transferase, protein MDPSLGYNASTMAGQNADKVYLFMKRMLDLLGSFIGLIILCPLFAVIGILIKIEAPQGSVFFRQVRVGQNGKEFHMYKFRSMVANAEDLLEQLIDQNEVNGNMFKMKNDPRITRIGKFIRKTSLDELPQLWNVFRGEMSLVGPRPALPREVQNYTSYDRQRLQMIPGCTGLWQVSGRNSVGFDEMVELDLTYARERNMMVDIKIIFRTFRVLVGSKDAF, encoded by the coding sequence ATGGACCCAAGTCTGGGGTACAATGCATCAACGATGGCAGGACAAAATGCAGATAAAGTGTATCTATTTATGAAAAGAATGCTCGATTTGCTGGGTTCTTTCATAGGTTTGATCATTTTGTGCCCCTTGTTTGCGGTCATCGGAATACTGATCAAAATCGAGGCCCCGCAGGGGTCTGTTTTTTTTCGTCAGGTACGGGTCGGACAGAATGGGAAAGAGTTTCATATGTACAAATTCAGGTCGATGGTTGCGAATGCAGAAGATCTGCTGGAACAGCTGATTGACCAGAATGAAGTGAATGGGAACATGTTCAAAATGAAAAATGATCCCCGCATTACACGGATTGGCAAGTTTATTCGAAAAACCAGCCTGGATGAGCTGCCACAGTTGTGGAACGTGTTCCGAGGAGAGATGAGTCTCGTTGGACCCAGACCGGCTCTGCCCAGAGAAGTGCAGAATTACACTTCGTATGACAGACAGCGCCTGCAGATGATTCCGGGATGTACGGGATTATGGCAAGTTAGTGGTCGAAATAGTGTCGGTTTTGATGAAATGGTAGAGCTGGATCTGACGTATGCCCGTGAGCGCAATATGATGGTGGATATCAAAATTATCTTCAGAACGTTCAGGGTGCTGGTTGGTTCGAAGGATGCGTTTTGA
- a CDS encoding O-antigen ligase family protein, giving the protein MQKTGILAALNMKSFNIILFSLVVIFAAIYLPLISVVALISVILLGVYIKQPSWIFMILIVSFSLSIDKIFSIHLAGLDSLSFYKLAILGFVVSLFLRFGIRKEMIYPALAIGFLFVESYFLSDLPSKVSPIDPFKAFLGVIVPFLLLMPHFSREISQRIIRVLAWLPLFSLAGGYILQLAGILSITNLEMSGVTRLQGANIAAHLAMLCFISICVCLIQIKQGHQVVLYYMLTLTHLVILVQTGTRGPLIALIPIILVYLFDQLKAFIKGRVSAIIPLILFVVAVAYMVIAQWDNYEMRSESKGLSGRDVAWNYFIGKANEYPIFGRGLGSTLVANDGSIFSGFVVPHNEYIRFYYDGGLVGAILLFLSLLLVFRAVYLRLGGMIRLYFAGMIIGFLTYSFFDNTLSTVHLIAPFCIFLNALYATGNGVRTKSGIEAKVDVQVQRAKDVSFSKEIRT; this is encoded by the coding sequence ATGCAAAAGACCGGTATACTTGCTGCATTGAATATGAAGTCGTTTAATATCATTCTTTTTTCGCTGGTAGTTATCTTCGCAGCAATCTATCTTCCGCTAATCTCGGTTGTTGCACTCATATCTGTGATTCTGCTGGGCGTTTATATTAAACAGCCCAGCTGGATCTTTATGATTCTCATCGTAAGTTTCTCATTGTCTATTGATAAAATATTTAGCATTCACCTTGCAGGACTGGATTCGCTGTCCTTCTACAAGCTGGCGATCCTGGGCTTCGTCGTCTCTCTTTTTTTACGCTTTGGTATTCGCAAAGAGATGATCTATCCTGCACTGGCGATCGGTTTTTTATTTGTGGAGAGTTATTTTCTATCGGACCTGCCTAGTAAGGTTAGTCCAATAGATCCATTCAAGGCCTTTCTGGGCGTTATTGTTCCATTTTTGTTGCTGATGCCCCATTTTTCCCGAGAGATCAGCCAGCGAATCATACGTGTACTTGCCTGGTTGCCGCTGTTCAGTCTTGCTGGTGGTTATATTCTGCAACTGGCCGGCATATTGTCCATTACTAACCTGGAGATGTCCGGAGTAACCCGATTACAGGGAGCGAACATCGCAGCGCATCTGGCGATGTTGTGTTTTATCTCGATCTGCGTCTGTCTGATTCAGATCAAGCAAGGCCATCAGGTTGTTCTGTATTACATGCTTACCTTGACTCATCTGGTCATTCTGGTCCAGACGGGAACAAGGGGGCCGCTTATTGCGCTGATTCCAATTATTCTGGTCTATCTTTTTGATCAACTGAAAGCCTTCATTAAAGGCAGAGTTAGTGCCATCATTCCTCTCATTCTGTTCGTTGTCGCTGTGGCCTATATGGTCATTGCGCAGTGGGACAATTATGAGATGAGGTCAGAGAGCAAGGGCTTGTCGGGAAGAGATGTAGCCTGGAATTATTTTATTGGCAAAGCGAATGAGTATCCGATATTTGGACGTGGGCTGGGCTCGACTCTCGTAGCCAATGATGGAAGTATCTTTTCTGGCTTCGTCGTTCCGCATAATGAATACATTCGTTTTTATTACGATGGCGGGTTAGTTGGAGCCATCCTGTTGTTTCTTTCACTGCTTCTGGTGTTCCGGGCCGTATACCTCCGATTGGGCGGCATGATCCGGTTGTATTTTGCCGGCATGATTATCGGTTTCCTGACGTATTCCTTTTTTGACAATACCCTGTCTACCGTTCATCTGATTGCTCCATTCTGTATCTTCCTGAATGCATTATATGCTACGGGAAATGGAGTCCGTACCAAGTCAGGGATCGAAGCAAAAGTCGATGTACAGGTACAGCGAGCGAAGGACGTATCCTTTTCAAAGGAGATTAGAACATGA
- the pssD gene encoding PssD/Cps14F family polysaccharide biosynthesis glycosyltransferase, with amino-acid sequence MKVCLISSTGGHFDELTKIIPAVEEHDYFLITEKNKSRKVDSAQGKVYFLMQQERKNAMFLLIFVANIIKSFFLYLRERPKVIITTGAGATYPFCLIGKIFGAKLIYIESYAKIYSSSATGRLMYKISDEFFIQWETLQDSYPNAKYRGALF; translated from the coding sequence ATGAAGGTCTGTTTGATCAGTTCTACAGGCGGTCATTTTGATGAACTAACCAAAATTATTCCTGCAGTTGAAGAACATGATTATTTCCTGATTACGGAAAAGAACAAAAGCAGAAAAGTAGATTCGGCACAGGGCAAAGTATACTTCTTAATGCAGCAAGAGCGTAAGAATGCGATGTTTTTACTAATTTTTGTGGCTAATATTATCAAGTCGTTCTTTCTATATCTGCGTGAGCGCCCAAAGGTGATCATTACAACAGGGGCGGGAGCCACATATCCTTTTTGCCTCATCGGTAAAATCTTCGGTGCCAAGCTGATCTACATCGAAAGTTATGCCAAAATCTATTCCTCCAGCGCAACCGGGAGATTGATGTACAAAATCTCGGATGAGTTCTTCATCCAATGGGAAACGTTGCAGGATAGCTATCCCAATGCGAAGTACAGGGGGGCTTTATTTTGA
- the pssE gene encoding PssE/Cps14G family polysaccharide biosynthesis glycosyltransferase: MIFAIVGTQRFPFNRMFELIDEAIDAGIIVEEVVAQSGYTEYQPRNFTVIPFLTQEEMNEYVERSRCIISHAGVGSITNSLERGKPVIVIPRRKEWGEHVDDHQLEISKVFQENGYVAVAESQAELQKLIPCIEELTFQPYVRKQSDLISSIKNYVNSL; encoded by the coding sequence TTGATATTTGCTATCGTTGGAACGCAGCGCTTTCCATTCAATCGGATGTTCGAGCTTATTGACGAAGCGATTGACGCGGGCATTATTGTAGAAGAGGTTGTCGCCCAATCCGGATATACGGAGTATCAGCCGCGAAATTTCACTGTGATTCCTTTCCTCACGCAGGAAGAGATGAATGAATATGTGGAGCGCAGCAGATGCATTATTTCTCATGCAGGTGTCGGCTCCATCACGAATTCACTCGAACGTGGCAAGCCGGTTATCGTCATTCCACGCCGGAAAGAATGGGGCGAGCATGTGGATGACCATCAGCTTGAGATCTCCAAGGTTTTTCAGGAAAACGGTTATGTGGCCGTCGCGGAGAGTCAGGCTGAATTGCAAAAGCTGATTCCTTGCATAGAGGAGCTGACATTTCAGCCCTATGTGAGAAAACAGTCTGATCTGATCTCGTCCATTAAAAATTACGTCAATAGTCTGTAA
- a CDS encoding glycosyltransferase family 4 protein produces MKPKVLVVGSSLKDMGGIVSVIKNIEDSSISEMYAMQRVETYITGSVFSRLLIFIRGFIQFWMKLYTFKPDIVHIHMANNGSFYRKSLFLLTARKLFRKSVILHIHAASFDEFYNQFALQRKYCHYILNQADKLIVLSQTWKEYFATIVPETAIEVLYNGVFVKEPFAREQQAAVNALFMGRLGERKGVYDLLQSIQQLKALGVTATFNLAGDGEVEEVKALVQQYGIEDSVNVLGWINGEQKEKLMREADLLVLPSYHEGLPMAILEAMNCGLPIISTTVGGIPEVITTGHNGLLIEPGDVHGLTSALEYLITDGEVRARMGSHNRAIISDKFDMNLLVGRLSGIYDALQVKVS; encoded by the coding sequence ATGAAACCAAAAGTATTGGTTGTTGGATCATCCTTGAAGGATATGGGCGGAATTGTGAGTGTCATCAAAAACATTGAGGATTCTTCGATCTCTGAAATGTATGCCATGCAGCGGGTCGAAACGTACATCACGGGCAGCGTGTTCTCACGGCTGCTTATTTTTATACGGGGATTCATTCAATTCTGGATGAAGCTGTACACGTTCAAGCCGGATATTGTTCATATTCATATGGCAAACAACGGGAGCTTTTATCGGAAGTCTCTATTTCTGCTAACGGCTAGAAAGTTGTTTCGTAAGTCAGTCATTCTGCATATTCATGCGGCCAGCTTTGATGAGTTCTACAATCAGTTCGCTCTGCAGCGCAAGTATTGTCACTACATTCTGAATCAGGCAGACAAGTTGATTGTCTTATCCCAGACGTGGAAAGAATACTTTGCTACGATTGTGCCGGAGACAGCCATTGAGGTTCTGTATAACGGTGTCTTTGTCAAAGAACCGTTTGCCAGAGAACAACAGGCAGCCGTTAATGCGCTCTTCATGGGCAGACTGGGTGAGCGAAAAGGAGTCTACGATCTGCTTCAGTCCATACAGCAATTGAAGGCGCTGGGCGTTACAGCTACCTTCAATCTGGCGGGGGATGGCGAAGTCGAAGAAGTCAAAGCGCTTGTACAGCAGTATGGAATAGAGGACAGTGTCAACGTACTCGGCTGGATTAACGGAGAGCAAAAGGAAAAGCTGATGCGGGAAGCGGATCTACTGGTCCTGCCTTCTTATCATGAGGGATTACCTATGGCCATACTTGAAGCAATGAATTGTGGCTTGCCCATTATATCGACCACCGTCGGAGGCATCCCCGAAGTGATTACAACGGGTCATAATGGGCTGTTAATCGAGCCGGGAGATGTGCACGGGCTAACATCAGCACTGGAATATCTCATCACGGATGGAGAGGTTAGAGCAAGAATGGGTTCACATAACAGAGCGATTATATCGGATAAATTTGATATGAATCTTCTCGTAGGCAGATTGTCAGGAATATATGATGCACTTCAAGTGAAGGTATCCTAG
- a CDS encoding glycosyltransferase: protein MNPLVSCIITTHNRAELLKNALRSVREQTHPYLEIFIVDDGSEDQTPDICQAWTREDSRIRYIRVPFPKGANHARNVGISHANGKYIAFLDDDDEWMADKIKTQAEVLERTQESFTFCSKYLAYTNEQHQVVKRKLSVEPRDVVRYEDLLTFNWIGETSKIMVLTSLAREVRFDENLTSAQDYDFYLRILKRGYIAVNVKEPLVDINIHSGPRISTSTTAKYKGQRKIILKYYNDMSKEQKRRQLHHYRMLEWSRNTLRNNVYLRKALSLYPWWKDWVLLKRNTKIMMQGFLMRFHARRAVGTYTEEPVRMKLK from the coding sequence ATGAACCCCTTGGTATCTTGCATCATTACGACCCATAACCGGGCCGAGTTATTAAAAAATGCGTTAAGAAGTGTGCGTGAGCAAACACATCCGTATCTGGAGATCTTCATTGTGGATGATGGTTCAGAAGATCAGACGCCGGATATCTGTCAGGCTTGGACCCGGGAAGATTCACGGATTCGGTACATCCGGGTTCCGTTTCCCAAAGGAGCCAATCATGCACGGAATGTGGGGATATCCCATGCCAATGGCAAGTACATTGCATTTCTGGATGATGATGATGAATGGATGGCTGACAAAATTAAAACCCAGGCGGAAGTGCTGGAGCGCACACAGGAATCATTCACCTTTTGCAGCAAGTATCTTGCATACACGAACGAGCAGCATCAGGTGGTCAAACGGAAATTGTCGGTGGAACCTCGCGATGTTGTTCGGTATGAGGATCTGCTTACATTCAACTGGATCGGGGAAACGTCTAAAATCATGGTACTTACCTCACTGGCGCGTGAAGTTCGATTCGATGAGAATCTAACATCCGCTCAGGATTACGACTTTTATCTGCGCATATTGAAGCGAGGCTATATCGCCGTGAATGTGAAAGAACCGCTGGTGGATATCAACATCCATAGTGGACCACGAATTTCAACCTCTACAACGGCCAAGTACAAGGGCCAACGCAAGATTATTTTGAAATACTACAACGATATGTCCAAGGAACAGAAGCGCCGTCAGTTACACCATTATCGAATGCTCGAATGGTCGAGAAATACGCTTCGCAATAACGTTTATTTGAGAAAAGCACTGTCGCTGTATCCCTGGTGGAAGGATTGGGTGCTGCTCAAGCGTAATACCAAGATCATGATGCAAGGATTTTTGATGAGATTCCATGCAAGACGCGCAGTTGGAACGTATACAGAGGAACCTGTGCGAATGAAACTAAAGTAA
- a CDS encoding glycosyltransferase, protein MENPTVYMLPKMIENNKFNELLSDSIENKGWEVKQFTKKDLIKLKKNDVLHFHWPSFYYRGSSVLATVIKSILYVLMICFARLRGAKLFWTVHNIWPHNTGKTRFDYWMRKILVRNCSKLIVMGKPLISEICSTFGIDSSRIEVIPHGHYKGVYQGKGVNIRSRFGIPEDSYVYAFFGQVSPYKGVDDLLEAFKDLNSDQAHLLIAGKKVKDYDLGEEFLESGHIHTHFHFIEDDEYSDYFEAVDSIILPYKQIATSGSAILALTFGKPVVAPRIGLLEEYLPEDCAVLYEPSDPDGLLKAMNMIRLKQSEFQEGSGFVKALERLDWPVIAQRTLTLYSS, encoded by the coding sequence ATGGAGAATCCGACGGTGTATATGCTGCCGAAGATGATTGAGAACAATAAATTCAACGAGCTGTTATCCGATTCCATTGAGAACAAGGGATGGGAAGTGAAGCAGTTCACCAAAAAAGATCTAATTAAACTGAAAAAAAATGATGTGCTGCATTTTCATTGGCCCAGCTTCTATTACAGAGGTTCATCCGTGCTGGCAACAGTGATCAAATCCATTTTGTATGTATTGATGATCTGTTTTGCACGCTTGCGCGGGGCCAAATTGTTCTGGACGGTGCATAACATCTGGCCTCACAACACCGGCAAGACGCGGTTCGATTATTGGATGAGAAAAATTCTGGTCCGAAATTGCTCCAAGCTGATTGTCATGGGCAAACCCCTGATCTCCGAAATCTGTTCGACGTTCGGGATTGATTCTAGCCGGATCGAGGTTATTCCTCATGGACATTACAAGGGAGTGTATCAGGGGAAAGGCGTGAATATCCGTTCCCGGTTTGGCATCCCGGAGGATAGTTATGTATATGCGTTCTTCGGTCAGGTCTCGCCGTACAAGGGCGTGGATGATTTGCTGGAGGCATTCAAGGATCTGAACTCTGATCAAGCCCATCTGTTGATTGCCGGTAAAAAGGTGAAGGACTACGATCTCGGTGAAGAATTTCTCGAGAGCGGACATATTCATACCCATTTTCATTTTATTGAAGATGATGAATATTCGGACTATTTTGAAGCAGTGGATTCCATCATCCTTCCCTATAAACAGATTGCGACTTCAGGCAGCGCGATTCTGGCACTGACCTTTGGCAAACCGGTTGTAGCGCCAAGGATTGGTCTGCTGGAAGAATATCTGCCGGAAGATTGTGCAGTGCTCTACGAACCCTCCGATCCGGATGGATTGCTCAAGGCGATGAATATGATCCGGTTAAAGCAATCGGAGTTCCAGGAAGGCAGTGGTTTTGTCAAAGCGCTGGAGCGGCTGGACTGGCCAGTGATTGCCCAAAGGACACTCACCCTGTACTCCAGCTAG
- a CDS encoding glycosyltransferase: protein MMKVTVAICTYNRAHDAVEAIRSAIQQNYASSDYEIILIDNNSKDNTREIVLQTILQHDNHSIRYVLEEKQGLSVARNRAIHEARGEYILFLDDDAFACRDWIRQIVSVFEMSESIGCVGGKIDPIWEVPEPMWIPPENRSLFTILDFADEVTEMKSPYIPFGANVAFRLSVFDQLAPFREDLGRVGNNLLSSEESELIARIRTKFKVYYTPYGAVQHKVAKERTTKNWFLRRIYWQGVSDAIRDQDRGVVRTAKHGIKLAQGITTALIYIYNTDRFTRQLAKVCYRNGMIVGSLRQNSKG, encoded by the coding sequence ATGATGAAGGTAACCGTCGCAATCTGTACGTATAACCGTGCACATGATGCGGTAGAGGCCATACGAAGTGCAATACAACAGAATTACGCAAGCAGCGACTACGAGATCATACTTATTGATAACAATTCGAAAGACAACACGCGGGAAATCGTGCTTCAAACGATCTTGCAGCATGATAACCATTCAATCCGGTATGTGTTGGAAGAAAAGCAAGGCTTGTCGGTAGCCCGTAACCGGGCCATTCACGAGGCTCGCGGCGAATATATCCTGTTTCTTGACGATGATGCCTTTGCTTGCAGGGACTGGATTCGCCAGATCGTCAGCGTATTTGAGATGAGTGAGAGCATTGGGTGTGTCGGTGGCAAGATTGATCCGATCTGGGAAGTGCCAGAACCGATGTGGATTCCACCCGAGAACAGGTCACTGTTCACCATTCTGGATTTTGCAGATGAAGTAACTGAGATGAAAAGCCCCTATATTCCATTTGGTGCGAATGTAGCTTTTCGGTTATCGGTCTTCGATCAACTGGCTCCCTTTCGTGAGGACCTTGGCAGAGTGGGGAACAATCTTCTCTCCAGTGAAGAGAGTGAGTTAATTGCAAGAATACGCACGAAGTTCAAGGTATATTACACGCCGTATGGTGCTGTACAACATAAAGTAGCGAAAGAGCGAACGACGAAGAACTGGTTCCTGCGCCGAATCTATTGGCAGGGTGTGAGTGATGCCATTCGGGATCAGGATCGTGGTGTTGTGCGTACGGCCAAACATGGCATTAAGCTTGCGCAAGGGATTACAACGGCACTGATCTACATCTATAATACAGATCGGTTCACACGTCAGCTTGCCAAAGTATGTTACAGAAACGGCATGATCGTTGGGTCGCTTCGTCAAAACAGTAAGGGATGA
- a CDS encoding oligosaccharide flippase family protein, with protein MAQVALRKVFRGNGLMSAIFQTSGTNLLVMTLTMLSSILTSRMFGVEGKGAFSAILFWPALLTGLVGFGLPTSIIYNIKQSATEKSAQYVRLSFLFQVPVCIIIGIVAWFGLPFWLSSFPPEVVQISRWYTIATVPVLIVINLISALSQSREKFAVYNGIRLMIPLFNVGGLFVLWGLGMLSIQLAAAIYFVTSFSVVAWAIYANRNELRLRWFKDRVDQSSAKKLFGYGSKVYGVELLGTLYTQFDKIIILALLTPRDFGLYSVVFALSRIYNAVQTAISNVVFPKVTGLPQEQIIRTVGRAFRISLMVMMIIVIPTMFVGNYLMGLLFGSEFLEASVAFYILAVECIIGGGSWILASAFNALGRPGLVMIRQLIALSVTVALFFVFTPLWGLNGIAIALLIGSIVRMVVTVAAMKIVFKVKFAAMFYDKEDLPFLYERLNKKRRRVTQGGDGDAGH; from the coding sequence ATGGCGCAAGTTGCACTTCGCAAAGTATTCAGAGGAAACGGCTTAATGAGTGCCATATTCCAGACAAGTGGAACCAATCTGCTAGTCATGACACTAACGATGCTGTCTTCCATTTTGACGTCACGCATGTTCGGCGTAGAGGGGAAGGGCGCATTCTCGGCTATCCTGTTCTGGCCTGCGCTATTAACCGGATTGGTCGGGTTCGGACTACCGACATCCATCATTTATAACATCAAACAAAGCGCAACCGAGAAGAGTGCGCAGTATGTTCGGTTAAGCTTTCTCTTTCAGGTTCCGGTATGCATCATCATCGGTATAGTTGCCTGGTTTGGATTACCCTTCTGGCTTTCCAGCTTTCCGCCAGAGGTAGTGCAGATATCCAGATGGTATACGATTGCTACCGTTCCTGTACTCATTGTCATCAATCTCATATCAGCCCTCTCGCAGAGTCGGGAGAAATTCGCTGTATATAATGGCATTCGGTTAATGATCCCCCTGTTTAATGTAGGCGGGCTTTTTGTGTTATGGGGCCTGGGCATGCTGAGCATTCAGCTCGCGGCTGCGATCTATTTTGTAACAAGCTTCTCCGTGGTGGCGTGGGCTATCTATGCCAACCGTAATGAGTTGAGACTGAGATGGTTCAAGGATCGGGTGGATCAGAGTTCGGCCAAGAAGCTTTTCGGTTATGGAAGCAAGGTGTATGGCGTTGAATTGTTAGGAACATTGTATACCCAGTTCGATAAAATCATTATTTTGGCTTTGCTCACCCCGCGTGATTTTGGACTGTATTCCGTCGTATTCGCGTTATCGAGAATCTATAATGCCGTTCAAACGGCGATAAGCAATGTTGTTTTTCCGAAAGTGACTGGATTGCCTCAAGAGCAGATTATTCGAACGGTTGGCAGAGCCTTCCGTATCTCGCTCATGGTCATGATGATCATTGTAATACCCACCATGTTTGTGGGGAACTACCTGATGGGTCTCCTATTTGGCTCCGAATTTCTGGAAGCGAGCGTCGCATTTTATATTTTGGCTGTGGAATGCATCATTGGTGGTGGCTCCTGGATTCTGGCTTCCGCATTCAATGCACTGGGTCGGCCAGGGCTTGTGATGATCAGACAGCTCATTGCACTCTCAGTGACGGTGGCCTTGTTCTTTGTGTTCACCCCGCTATGGGGGCTTAACGGCATTGCAATTGCTTTGCTGATCGGGTCCATTGTACGAATGGTAGTTACTGTAGCCGCGATGAAGATTGTATTTAAGGTGAAGTTTGCCGCTATGTTCTATGACAAGGAAGATCTGCCGTTTCTCTATGAACGGTTAAACAAAAAAAGAAGAAGAGTCACCCAAGGAGGAGATGGAGATGCTGGGCACTAA
- a CDS encoding polysaccharide pyruvyl transferase family protein, which yields MLGTNNIHPMEELKGHLRQILKVIPPRTEIYYLDYPVHSNGGDLLIMKGTEAFFRDNDIQVRARYSILDCPLSLKVPEGITIVLHGGGNFGDLYPAHQKLRERMIAQHPNHRIVILPQTMFYKSDIELKKTAQVFNRHKDVHFFVRDTLSYEIASKEFQQTNVYLSPDMAHQLWPLKSKSQPTAEMLYFFRKDIEKTQNQVHYESVSGPKATFKDWETLYNRVDRKIIRMITSRLKSGKGSSFARWLWYKYSDRMVHTAIKEFNKYQTITTSRLHGHILACLLDQPNILLDNSYGKNSNYYAAWTKSNPAGRLESNQTSTYNKQTETGKGASTVVLSDGAAL from the coding sequence ATGCTGGGCACTAACAATATTCATCCAATGGAAGAGTTGAAGGGACATTTACGTCAGATTTTGAAGGTCATTCCACCGCGTACCGAAATCTATTATCTGGATTACCCGGTGCATAGCAATGGTGGCGACTTGTTGATTATGAAAGGTACTGAGGCTTTCTTCCGGGACAATGATATTCAAGTACGTGCCAGATACAGCATTCTGGATTGCCCTTTGTCTCTCAAGGTTCCGGAAGGCATCACGATTGTGTTGCACGGGGGAGGTAACTTTGGTGACTTGTACCCTGCCCATCAGAAATTAAGAGAACGAATGATTGCCCAGCATCCCAATCACCGGATCGTCATTCTGCCACAGACGATGTTTTACAAGAGTGATATTGAATTGAAAAAGACAGCCCAAGTATTCAATCGTCATAAGGATGTGCACTTTTTTGTCAGAGATACATTATCTTATGAGATAGCCAGTAAAGAATTTCAACAAACCAATGTGTATCTATCACCGGATATGGCACATCAATTGTGGCCTTTGAAGTCCAAGAGCCAGCCTACTGCAGAGATGCTGTATTTCTTCCGTAAAGACATTGAGAAGACTCAGAATCAGGTGCATTACGAATCCGTCAGTGGACCCAAGGCCACGTTTAAAGACTGGGAAACATTGTACAACCGGGTCGACCGGAAGATCATTCGCATGATTACATCCCGGTTGAAGTCAGGGAAAGGTAGCTCTTTCGCCCGCTGGTTGTGGTACAAATACTCTGATCGGATGGTACATACGGCCATTAAGGAATTCAATAAATACCAAACCATCACCACATCCCGTCTGCATGGACATATTCTGGCTTGTCTCCTCGATCAACCGAACATTCTGCTGGATAATTCATATGGCAAGAACTCGAATTATTATGCAGCCTGGACGAAGAGCAATCCAGCAGGAAGACTCGAATCCAATCAGACTAGCACATATAACAAGCAAACCGAGACCGGCAAGGGAGCAAGTACGGTTGTTCTCTCGGATGGTGCAGCCCTATGA